In a single window of the Rhodamnia argentea isolate NSW1041297 chromosome 2, ASM2092103v1, whole genome shotgun sequence genome:
- the LOC115737074 gene encoding probable calcium-binding protein CML21, translated as MGGVIGKGNSPKKAWVPETKLEAKMVEAMQRRASGGSKMKSFNSVILKFPKIDESFRKCKSIFEQFDDNSNNVIDKEELRHCFNKLEISFSEEEINDLFEACDINDDLGIKFNEFIVLLCLVHLLKDDPAAQLAKAKMGMPDLETTFETLVDAFVFLDKNKDGHVSRSEMIDAINETACGERSSGQIAMKRFEEMDWDKNGMVNFKEFLFAFTRWVGIDEMDDEDNDEAGEEV; from the exons ATGGGCGGCGTAATAGGAAAAGGTAATTCACCTAAAAAGGCATGGGTACCTGAGACGAAACTTGAGGCTAAGATGGTCGAAGCTATGCAGAGGAGGGCATCTGGAGGTAGCAAGATGAAGTCGTTCAACAGCGTAATTCTGAAGTTTCCCAAAATCGACGAAAGCTTTCGAAAATGCAAATCTATATTCGAACAGTTCG ATGATAATTCAAACAACGTAATAGACAAGGAAGAGCTGAGGCATTGCTTTAATAAGCTGGAGATTTCTTTCTCGGAGGAGGAGATCAACGATCTTTTTGAGGCATGTGACATCAACGATGACTTGGGGATAAAGTTCAATGAGTTCATAGTTCTTCTCTGCCTTGTACATCTTCTCAAGGACGATCCCGCTGCCCAGCTTGCT AAAGCGAAGATGGGAATGCCAGACCTGGAAACCACGTTCGAGACATTAGTGGATGCTTTTGTGTTCTTGGATAAGAACAAGGATGGGCATGTCAGCAGGAGCGAGATGATTGATGCCATAAATGAAACTGCATGTGGAGAGCGCTCCTCTGGACAAATTGCAATGAAAAgatttg AAGAGATGGACTGGGATAAGAATGGGATGGTGAACTTCAAAGAATTTCTGTTTGCCTTCACCCGTTGGGTCGGCATAGATGAGATGGATGACGAAGACAATGATGAAGCTGGTGAAGAGGTCTGA
- the LOC115737060 gene encoding KH domain-containing protein At5g56140-like isoform X2, translating into MTSSGGGRFMAYSPSPSTAPHSPHLSGLRSTSSALAEQEKYLNELLAERLKLSPFVAVLPTCYRLLSQEIVRVTTLLENASVLGQSGLEHASPLASGGIFSNGGAELNGWPSRFQSEPSLAQNWMNSQVSSSGLLVKKTVRLDIPVDKFPNYNFVGRLLGPRGNSLKRVEASTECRVLIRGRGSIKDPTREEMMRGKPGYEHLNEPLHILIEAELPVEIIDARLIQARDVLQDLLKPVDESQDFYKKQQLRELAMLNGTLRDESSPMSGSLSPFNTSLGLKRAKTRG; encoded by the exons ATGACGTCCTCCGGCGGCGGCAGGTTCATGGCCTACTCGCCATCCCCTTCCACCGCCCCTCACTCTCCTCACCTCTCCGGCCTCCGCTCCACCTCCTCCGCCCTCGCCGAGCAGGAGAA GTATCTCAATGAACTACTAGCAGAACGCCTGAAATTAAGTCCTTTTGTGGCTGTGCTTCCAACTTGCTATCGTCTGTTAAGCCAAG aaatagtGCGTGTAACTACACTCTTGGAGAATGCATCAGTTTTAGGTCAAAGTGGGCTTGAACATGCTAGCCCCCTGGCTTCAGGAGGGATATTTTCGAATGGAGGAGCAGAATTGAATGGATGGCCATCAAGGTTTCAATCAGAA CCGTCATTAGCACAAAATTGGATGAATTCTCAGGTTAGCTCATCCGGTCTTCTTGTCAAGAAAACCGTTCGATTGGATATTCCAGTTGACAAATTTCCCAAT TACAACTTTGTTGGGCGCCTCCTCGGCCCTAGGGGAAACTCTCTTAAACGAGTGGAAGCAAGTACTGAGTGCCGCGTTCTAATCAGAGGCCGCGGCAGCATTAAAGATCCTACTAGG gaGGAAATGATGAGGGGCAAACCAGGATATGAGCATTTGAATGAACCACTTCACATCCTCATTGAGGCGGAATTACCTGTTGAAATAATTGATGCTCGCTTAATTCAAGCTCGTGACGTCCTGCAAGATTTGCTTAAGCCCGTG GACGAATCTCAGGACTTCTACAAGAAGCAGCAGTTACGAGAGCTAGCAATGCTCAATGGCACGCTTCGTGATGAGAGTTCTCCTATGTCAGGTTCCTTGTCTCCCTTCAACACGAGCCTCGGTTTGAAGAGGGCCAAGACCAGGGGGTGA
- the LOC115737060 gene encoding KH domain-containing protein At5g56140-like isoform X1 — protein MTSSGGGRFMAYSPSPSTAPHSPHLSGLRSTSSALAEQEKYLNELLAERLKLSPFVAVLPTCYRLLSQEIVRVTTLLENASVLGQSGLEHASPLASGGIFSNGGAELNGWPSRFQSEPSLAQNWMNSQVSSSGLLVKKTVRLDIPVDKFPNYNFVGRLLGPRGNSLKRVEASTECRVLIRGRGSIKDPTRVWSDWFSEEMMRGKPGYEHLNEPLHILIEAELPVEIIDARLIQARDVLQDLLKPVDESQDFYKKQQLRELAMLNGTLRDESSPMSGSLSPFNTSLGLKRAKTRG, from the exons ATGACGTCCTCCGGCGGCGGCAGGTTCATGGCCTACTCGCCATCCCCTTCCACCGCCCCTCACTCTCCTCACCTCTCCGGCCTCCGCTCCACCTCCTCCGCCCTCGCCGAGCAGGAGAA GTATCTCAATGAACTACTAGCAGAACGCCTGAAATTAAGTCCTTTTGTGGCTGTGCTTCCAACTTGCTATCGTCTGTTAAGCCAAG aaatagtGCGTGTAACTACACTCTTGGAGAATGCATCAGTTTTAGGTCAAAGTGGGCTTGAACATGCTAGCCCCCTGGCTTCAGGAGGGATATTTTCGAATGGAGGAGCAGAATTGAATGGATGGCCATCAAGGTTTCAATCAGAA CCGTCATTAGCACAAAATTGGATGAATTCTCAGGTTAGCTCATCCGGTCTTCTTGTCAAGAAAACCGTTCGATTGGATATTCCAGTTGACAAATTTCCCAAT TACAACTTTGTTGGGCGCCTCCTCGGCCCTAGGGGAAACTCTCTTAAACGAGTGGAAGCAAGTACTGAGTGCCGCGTTCTAATCAGAGGCCGCGGCAGCATTAAAGATCCTACTAGGGTATGGTCAGATTGGTTCTCT gaGGAAATGATGAGGGGCAAACCAGGATATGAGCATTTGAATGAACCACTTCACATCCTCATTGAGGCGGAATTACCTGTTGAAATAATTGATGCTCGCTTAATTCAAGCTCGTGACGTCCTGCAAGATTTGCTTAAGCCCGTG GACGAATCTCAGGACTTCTACAAGAAGCAGCAGTTACGAGAGCTAGCAATGCTCAATGGCACGCTTCGTGATGAGAGTTCTCCTATGTCAGGTTCCTTGTCTCCCTTCAACACGAGCCTCGGTTTGAAGAGGGCCAAGACCAGGGGGTGA